A window of the Myripristis murdjan chromosome 15, fMyrMur1.1, whole genome shotgun sequence genome harbors these coding sequences:
- the ttl gene encoding tubulin--tyrosine ligase: MNAPVYTFVTRDDNSTVYAEVSKILVSTGQWKRLKRDNPRFNLMLGERNRLPFGRLGHEPGLVQLVNYYRGADKLCRKASLVKLIKTSPELSDSCNWFPESYIIYPTNLNTPVAPAKNGISHLKNNPKTDEREVFLASYHSKKESGEGTVWIAKSSAGAKGAGILISHDANQLLEYIDNQGQVHVIQKYLEKPLLLEPGHRKFDIRSWVLVDHQYNIYLYREGVLRTSSEPYNSSDLQDMTSHLTNHCIQKEHSQNYGRYEEGNEMFFDEFRQYLLNTHNITLETTILPQIKQIIKSCLSCIEPAISTKHLSYQSFQLFGFDFMVDESFKVWLIEINGAPACAQKLYPELCQGIVDVAISSVFTLNSGGDSSASSSPYSSSPSFSTITTNSCSSPKLRAPLHVGPFTRL, translated from the exons atGAATGCGCCGGTGTATACCTTTGTCACCCGTGACGACAACAGCACTGTCTATGCAGAAGTTTCCAAAATCCTCGTCTCAACTGGACAATGGAAGAGGCTGAAAAGAGACAATCCGAGATTCAACTTGATGCTGGGAGAAAGGAACAGACTGCCCTTTGGACGTCTAG GTCATGAACCAGGACTGGTGCAACTGGTGAATTACTACAGAGGAGCAGACAAGCTCTGCAGAAAAGCATCCTTGGTGAA GCTAATAAAGACGAGCCCAGAGCTCTCTGACTCCTGTAACTGGTTCCCAGAGTCCTACATCATCTACCCCACTAACCTCAACACCCCCGTGGCTCCAGCTAAGAATGGCATTAGTCATCTGAAGAACAATCCCAAGACCGATGAGAGGGAAGTTTTCTTAGCCTCATATCACTCTAAAAAAGAAAGTGGGGAAGGGACAGTGTGGATAGCCAAGTCATCTGCGGGAGCTAAAG GTGCTGGGATTTTGATTTCCCATGATGCAAATCAACTGCTGGAGTACATTGATAATCAGGGACAGGTTCACGTTATTCAGAAGTATCTGGAGAAGCCTCTGCTTCTGGAGCCTGGCCATCGCAAGTTTGACATCAG GAGCTGGGTGCTAGTGGACCATCAGTACAACATCTATTTGTACCGGGAAGGCGTGCTGCGGACTTCCTCCGAGCCCTACAACAGCTCGGACCTGCAGGACATGACGAGCCACCTGACCAACCACTGCATCCAGAAGGAGCACTCGCAGAACTACGGCCGATACGAGGAGGGAAACGAGATGTTCTTCGACGAGTTCAGGCAGTACCTGCTCAACACCCACAACATTACCTTGGAGACCACCATATTACCTCAGATCAAACAGATCATTAA GAGCTGTCTGTCCTGCATTGAGCCTGCGATCAGCACCAAGCACCTGTCCTACCAGAGCTTCCAGCTCTTTGGGTTTGACTTCATGGTGGACGAGAGCTTCAAAGTGTGGCTGATTGAGATCAATGGAGCTCCAGCCTGTGCACA gaaACTATACCCGGAGCTATGCCAGGGTATAGTGGACGTGGCCATCTCCAGTGTCTTCACCCTGAACAGCGGCGGCGACTCATCTGCCTCCTCTTCCCCGTACTCCTCCTCGCCCTCCTTCTCTACAATCACCACCAATTCCTGCTCCTCGCCCAAACTGAGGGCGCCGCTTCACGTGGGCCCGTTCACCCGACTGTGA
- the polr1b gene encoding DNA-directed RNA polymerase I subunit RPA2, which produces MDFSTKWTNLPKGPSLKNLTERGFGIPKETQHAAVQDLTRAHIESFDQAVTEGLSRVVQGIPPFEFKFRNDRISLAFVEATIHSPLAAKGSICRDLRVFPAECRGRRCSYKGKLVADISWSVNDIPKGIIKQSLGQVPIMVKSKLCNLHGLSPKELVEHHEEAEEMGGYFIVNGIEKVIRMLIMPRRNYPIAMSRPKWKSRGQGYTQYGISMRCVKQEHTAINMNLHYLDNGTVMLNFIYQKELFFLPLGFALKALVDFTDFQIYQELIKGREDDSFFKSCVSEMLRIVMEEGCTTRSKVLNYLGERFRVKMNLPEWYTNEQCANFLLDECICIHLKSDMEKFYLLCLMTRKLFTFAKQECMEENPDSLMCQEVLTPGQLYLMFLKERLTAWLVSVKIAVDKRGSRLSGAVTAENMVKMFNLGTDLTKPFEYLLATGNLSSKTGLGMLQNTGLCVVADKLNFIRYLSHFRCVHRGAAFAKMRTTSVRKLLPESWGFLCPVHTPDGEPCGLMNHMTASCEIVGPALPTTTLPALLCSLGVTPVDGSPGQAFSDCYHVVLDGAMVGWVEAELAPILVDSLRRFKVLKENKIPPWTEIVLVPKTGKASLYPGLYLFTTPCRMVRPVRNLAQGKQELIGTFEQLYINVGIMENDIEPGVTTHQELFPHSMLSVVANFIPYSDHNQSPRNMYQCQMGKQTMGFPLHSYRDRSDNKLYRLQTPQSPLVRPYMYDHYNMDNYPIGTNAIVAVISYTGYDMEDAMIVNKSSWERGFAHGCIYKTELVDLADKMKGEDNMVFGTKPGDPKVNDRLDADGLPPIGSVLHYGDPFYSYINLNTGQSYVTFYKSQESCVVDNIKICSNDTGSGRFKRICITMRVPRNPTIGDKFASRHGQKGILSRLWPAEDMPFTESGMCPDILFNPHGFPSRMTIGMLIESMAGKSGALHGLSHDATPFTFSEESSALEYFGDLLRAAGYNHYGTERLYSGLSGVELEADIFIGVVYYQRLRHMVSDKFQVRTTGARDKVTNQPVGGRNIQGGIRFGEMERDALLAHGSSFLLHDRLFNCSDRSVAQVCIDCGSLLSPLLEKPPPSWSAMRHRKTVCTLCGKSDSIDTVSVPYVFRYFVAELAAMNIKVKLEVK; this is translated from the exons ATGGATTTTTCAACCAAGTGGACTAACCTACCCAAAGGGCCGAGTTTAAAAaacctgacagagagagggtttGGCATCCCGAAGGAGACGCAGCATGCGGCGGTGCAGGACCTGACCAGGGCGCACATCGAGTCCTTCGACCAGGCTGTCACCGAGGGACTGAGCCGCGTCGTGCAG ggcaTTCCTCCCTTTGAGTTCAAATTCAGAAATGACAGAATCAGTCTGGCGTTTGTCGAAGCCACCATCCACAGCCCGTTGGCCGCCAAGGGGAGCATCTGCAGGGACCTGAGGGTGTTTCCAGCCGAGTGCCGGGGGAGAAGATGTTCGTACAAGGGGAAGCTGGTG GCTGACATCAGCTGGTCAGTCAATGACATCCCCAAAGGCATCATCAAACAGTCCCTGGGCCAGGTGCCCATCATGGTGAAGTCCAAGCTCTGCAACCTGCATGGCCTTTCTCCCAAAGAGCTCGTCGAGCACCACGAAGAAGCAGAG GAAATGGGTGGATATTTCATCGTGAACGGAATTGAGAAGGTTATCCGTATGCTGATCATGCCGAGGAGGAACTATCCTATTGCCATGTCGAGGCCCAAGTGGAAGAGCAGAGGCCAGGGCTACACCCAGTATG GTATATCCATGCGCTGCGTGAAACAGGAGCACACAGCCATCAACATGAATCTGCATTACCTGGACAACGGGACAGTGATGCTGAACTTCATTTACCAGAAAGAGCTCTTCTTCCTTCCACTAGGCTTCGCACTCAAG GCTCTGGTGGACTTCACCGATTTCCAGATCTACCAGGAGCTGATCAAAGGCCGCGAGGACGATTCCTTCTTCAAGAGCTGTGTGTCGGAGATGCTGCGGATCGTCATGGAGGAAGGCTGCACCACCCGCAGCAAGGTGCTAAACTACCTGGGAGAGCGCTTCCGGGTCAAAATGAACCTGCCTGAGTGGTACACCAACGAGCAGTGTGCCAACTTCCTGCTGGA cgAGTGCATCTGTATCCACCTGAAGTCCGACATGGAGAAGTTCTACCTGCTGTGTCTGATGACCAGGAAGCTTTTCACCTTTGCCAAGCAGGAGTGCATGGAGGAGAACCCAGACAGTCTCATGTGTCAGGAGGTGCTCACCCCCGGTCAGCTCTACCTCATGTTTCTGAAG GAGAGACTGACTGCCTGGTTGGTGTCTGTGAAGATTGCCGTGGACAAGAGGGGCAGCAGGCTGAGCGGAGCGGTGACTGCTGAGAACATGGTGAAGATGTTCAACCTGGGCACCGACTTGACCAAACCGTTTGAGTATCTGCTGGCCACCGGGAATCTGAGCTCCAAGACAG GTCTCGGCATGCTGCAGAACACCGGCCTGTGCGTGGTGGCCGACAAGCTCAATTTCATCCGCTACCTGTCCCACTTCCGCTGCGTGCACAGAGGAGCGGCGTTCGCCAAGATGAGGACCACCTCGGTGCGTAAGCTGCTGCCCGAGTCCTGGGGCTTCCTGTGTCCCGTCCACACTCCCGACGGAGAGCCCTGCGGCCTCATGAACCACATGACGGCCAGCTGTGAGATCGTGGGCCCTGCCCTGCCCACCACCACCCTGcccgctctgctctgctccctgG GTGTTACCCCTGTGGATGGCTCTCCTGGCCAAGCCTTTTCAGACTGCTACCATGTGGTCCTGGATGGGGCCATGGTGGGCTGGGTGGAGGCTGAATTAGCCCCAATTCTGGTTGATTCACTGCGCAGATTCAAG GTGTTGAAAGAGAATAAGATCCCCCCCTGGACCGAGATAGTGCTGGTTCCCAAAACGGGCAAGGCCAGCTTGTACCCAGGCCTGTACCTGTTCACTACACCCTGTCGCATGGTGCGGCCCGTCCGCAACCTGGCTCAGGGCAAGCAGGAGCTGATCGGCACCTTTGAGCAG CTGTACATCAATGTGGGCATCATGGAGAATGACATTGAGCCGGGCGTGACCACACACCAGGAGCTTTTCCCTCACAGCATGCTCAGTGTGGTGGCTAACTTCATCCCCTACTCTGACCACAACCAAAGTCCCAGGAACATGTACCAGTGTCAGATGG GTAAGCAGACGATGGGTTTCCCCCTCCACTCGTACAGGGATCGCTCCGATAACAAGCTGTACCGCCTGCAGACCCCGCAGAGCCCGCTGGTCAGGCCCTACATGTACGACCACTACAACATGGACAACTACCCCATTGGCACCAACGCCATCGTGGCAGTCATATCCTACACAGGCTATGACATGGAGGACGCCATG ATCGTGAACAAGTCATCGTGGGAGAGGGGTTTTGCTCACGGGTGCATCTACAAGACCGAGCTGGTGGACCTGGCCGACAAGATGAAGGGAGAAGACAACATGGTGTTTGGGACCAAGCCAGGAGACCCCAAGGTGAATGACAGACTGGACGCCGATGGACTTCCCCCGATCGGGTCGGTGCTTCACTATGGAGACCCGTTTTACAGCTACATCAACCTCAACACCGGCCAGAGCTACGTCACCTTCTACAA gAGCCAGGAGAGCTGTGTTGTTGACAACATAAAGATCTGCAGCAACGACACCGGCTCGGGCCGTTTTAAGCGCATCTGCATCACCATGCGAGTGCCGCGCAACCCCACCATCGGCGACAAGTTTGCCAGCCGCCACGGCCAGAAGGGCATCCTGAGCCGCCTGTGGCCCGCCGAGGACATGCCCTTCACCGAGAGCGGCATGTGTCCCGACATCCTGTTCAACCCCCACGGCTTCCCCTCGCGTATGACCATCGGAATGCTGATCGAGAGCATGGCCGGCAAGTCGGGCGCCCTGCACGGCCTGAGCCACGACGCCACGCCCTTCACCTTCTCCGAGGAGAGCTCTGCGCTGGAGTACTTTGGCGACCTCCTGCGGGCTGCAGGGTACAACCACTACGGCACAGAGCGGCTCTACAGCGGACTGAGCGGTGTGGAGCTGGAGGCGGACATCTTCATCGGCGTCGTCTACTACCAGCGTCTGCGTCACATGGTCTCTGACAAGTTTCAGGTGAGGACCACAGGCGCGCGGGACAAGGTGACCAACCAGCCCGTTGGAGGCAGGAACATCCAGGGAGGCATCCGGTTTGGGGAGATGGAGCGGGACGCCCTGCTGGCCCACGGCTCCTCCTTCCTGCTTCACGATCGCCTCTTCAACTGCTCGGACCGCTCGGTGGCTCAGGTGTGCATTGACTGTGGcagcctcctctcccctctgctGGAGAAGCCTCCGCCCTCCTGGTCGGCCATGCGCCACCGCAAGACTGTCTGCACCCTGTGTGGCAAAAGTGACTCTATCGACACCGTATCTGTCCCTTATGTCTTCCGCTACTTTGTGGCAGAGCTCGCAGCAATGAACATCAAAGTCAAGTTAGAAGTAAAGTGA
- the nanp gene encoding N-acylneuraminate-9-phosphatase, with protein MTDRRVQALLLDLDNTLIDTARAGHVALQKTGELLRTTLGLDDDTVGSICAKFQQKLFHESFDATAGRSIDEVRVGHWQESIEEAAGSCPKPSLPAECYHLWKNSRLEVLRLSPATCSLLKALRPRYKLLLLTNGDTQTQREKVAVVGCEEFFDAVVVGGEHAEQKPSVSIFRHCFTLLGVEAQDCVMVGDSLDTDIQGGFNAGVQATVWINNTGRALPDGSVKPDFTIPTVLDLPDILAKLE; from the exons ATGACAGACCGACGCGTCCAGGCGCTTCTGTTGGACCTGGACAACACGCTGATCGACACGGCTCGAGCGGGACACGTGGCCTTACAGAAG ACCGGCGAACTTCTGAGGACGACGCTGGGCCTTGATGACGACACCGTCGGCAGCATTTGTGCCAAGTTCCAGCAGAAGCTCTTCCACGAGAGTTTTGATGCCACAGCGGGCAGATCCATAGACGAGGTGCGGGTGGGCCACTGGCAGGAGAGCATCGAGGAGGCGGCGGGGAGCTGTCCCAAACCCTCTCTGCCAGCTGAGTGCTACCACTTGTGGAAAAACAGTCGCCTGGAGGTGCTCAGGCTGTCGCCGGCTACATGCAGCCTGCTGAAGGCCCTGCGGCCCAGatacaagctgctgctgctgaccaaCGGGGACACTCAGACGCAGAGGGAGAAAGTGGCGGTGGTGGGATGTGAGGAGTTCTTCGATGCCGTCGTGGTCGGCGGGGAACATGCCGAGCAGAAACCGTCAGTCTCCATCTTCAGACACTGTTTCACTCTGCTGGGGGTGGAGGCCCAGGACTGTGTGATGGTGGGAGACTCGCTGGACACCGACATCCAGGGGGGCTTCAACGCCGGGGTTCAGGCTACAGTTTGGATCAACAACACAGGCCGCGCTCTGCCAGACGGTTCAGTGAAACCAGACTTTACCATTCCAACTGTGCTAGACCTGCCCGATATCCTGGCGAAACTGGAATGA